A single genomic interval of Flavihumibacter rivuli harbors:
- a CDS encoding glycosyltransferase, producing MNIVHVVEPFASGIAVFVRSLVETMTDDVHIIIHGERREVTPFDQVKKQFRHKNVRFIRWRSAQRSISLRKDSAAFLELYTILRRLKAKNLVDAVHLHSSKSGFIGRAACRAANIKNVIYTPNGAPFLIGTSPVSKFLYKQLEIIGNMIGGEVVCCSESEMHAYRQLGIKASFVNNGIEPENIRQLKKLDKSLMKKDKSKFRLVTSGRIIYQKNPQLFNTIASYFEEFSQFEFIWIGDGPDKDILTSKNIIITGWQPHDKVHQLVSSADIYLSTAVFEGLPFAVLEALALNKPVILSDCVGNRDLVNNGLNGDLFNTADEAIIKILQYQNNENMLTIMGKHSASICDTSFNMHQSYRQYKNLYSRPLNGIV from the coding sequence ATGAATATCGTACACGTTGTTGAACCCTTTGCTTCCGGAATTGCAGTATTTGTAAGGTCCCTGGTGGAAACCATGACTGATGATGTACACATTATCATCCATGGGGAACGAAGGGAAGTCACTCCTTTTGACCAGGTAAAAAAGCAATTCAGGCACAAGAACGTTAGGTTTATCAGGTGGCGCTCCGCCCAAAGGAGTATCAGCCTGAGGAAAGACAGTGCTGCATTCCTTGAGTTATATACCATACTCCGACGCCTAAAGGCTAAGAACCTTGTAGATGCAGTGCATCTTCATTCTTCCAAAAGCGGCTTTATCGGCAGGGCTGCATGCAGGGCTGCCAATATTAAAAATGTGATCTACACCCCTAACGGTGCACCATTCCTGATTGGCACTTCACCGGTTTCGAAGTTCCTTTACAAGCAATTGGAAATCATAGGAAACATGATCGGTGGCGAAGTAGTTTGCTGTTCGGAGTCAGAAATGCATGCCTACAGGCAACTTGGGATCAAGGCAAGTTTTGTCAATAATGGTATAGAACCGGAAAACATCAGGCAACTTAAAAAACTGGATAAAAGCCTGATGAAAAAAGATAAAAGCAAATTCAGGCTGGTAACCAGCGGAAGGATCATCTACCAAAAGAACCCACAGCTATTCAATACCATTGCAAGCTACTTTGAAGAATTTTCACAGTTTGAATTTATATGGATAGGAGATGGTCCGGATAAGGATATATTGACCAGTAAAAATATCATTATCACCGGATGGCAGCCACACGATAAGGTCCATCAATTGGTATCGTCTGCCGATATATATTTATCAACCGCGGTATTTGAAGGACTTCCATTCGCAGTATTGGAAGCCCTTGCGCTTAATAAACCTGTTATCCTAAGCGATTGTGTAGGCAACAGGGACCTTGTCAATAATGGATTGAATGGAGACCTGTTCAATACAGCTGATGAAGCCATCATCAAGATTTTACAATATCAAAACAACGAGAACATGTTAACCATAATGGGAAAACACTCAGCCTCAATATGTGACACATCCTTCAATATGCATCAATCATACAGACAATATAAAAATCTTTACAGCAGGCCACTTAATGGTATTGTTTAG